Proteins found in one Massilia sp. H6 genomic segment:
- a CDS encoding AI-2E family transporter, translating into MSKLLPHSLSASPPDPVRMMLLTIGTITILYFGRDVLQPVALAILLSLILSPLSRALEARGMPRVVACILTVSATLALFGVAITVVLGQLGKLAAEFGTYKLALVQKLGADGGEDGVLTRLMLLLQQAADTLAALLSNSQPMDVRIVPDPIARLTDTIAPYLAFFGIALIVLILLTFLMIRREDMSDRIVGLFGDTRIGVTTRALDEAGGRISRYLSAFTAVNVFYGVVIGSGLWAIGVPLAVLWGALAGVLRFIPYVGAAAGMVGPVLLSTVLAPGWLDPILVLALFFSVELLLIAVVEPLLYGKSTGVSPIGLLVAASFWTWLWGPVGLLLSTPLTVSLAVAGKYMPGLGALALLLDEKSSMAPHLQFYHRLLAQDTAEARQMLASALEHTPMTAVFDALLLPLLAKCRSDADKGAISPAECSAIRRQIDDFLDELEWKAEVSMAEYVPGRASTPAQQRLIGIAWEDDGDLLALRMVNLLLAPWDQGLIAIGPMFRGKQALSVTAFFAPAVVLVTRSGSSEGEQFGRVAAALPNCTIVLLDSASNPGTYPGTSGGGTGSGRELVRVQTLAKARDAILGVLQSHAEVGKRLQQAIVAGAHEQAQYLYERADAKLSMDRLVTEVLEPMLRAQLQAAGGAGAAPGSPVVDFLLNKLRPVANAVRTFDADAKRAIIASPDGASEDLWMMMLAVSLRARDWDVLYLGNTIALPDLADVVDSASPDVVILDIDHMQLARRGELGEISMPGISRYIKARIGFGSGSIDEPAMSAASAQFSVLPPSVAESVAVLEQANCASTR; encoded by the coding sequence ATGTCCAAATTACTTCCGCATTCGCTCTCTGCGTCGCCGCCCGATCCGGTCCGAATGATGTTGCTGACCATAGGTACGATCACGATCCTGTATTTCGGGCGAGACGTCCTGCAGCCCGTGGCGCTGGCGATTTTGCTGTCGCTGATCCTGTCGCCGCTGTCCCGTGCGCTTGAGGCACGCGGCATGCCGCGTGTCGTCGCCTGCATATTGACGGTAAGCGCGACGCTTGCATTGTTTGGTGTAGCGATCACCGTGGTGCTAGGTCAACTGGGCAAGCTCGCCGCCGAATTCGGCACTTACAAATTGGCGCTGGTGCAAAAGCTTGGTGCTGATGGGGGCGAGGATGGTGTGTTGACACGCCTGATGTTGCTGCTGCAGCAAGCCGCCGACACCCTGGCCGCATTGCTGAGCAACTCGCAGCCGATGGACGTGCGCATCGTTCCCGACCCGATCGCCCGCCTGACTGACACGATTGCGCCGTATCTCGCCTTCTTTGGCATTGCCCTGATCGTTCTGATCTTGTTGACTTTCCTGATGATCCGCCGCGAGGACATGAGCGACCGGATCGTTGGCCTGTTCGGGGATACCCGCATCGGCGTGACCACGCGCGCGCTCGATGAGGCGGGCGGTCGTATCAGCCGCTATCTGAGCGCGTTCACTGCCGTCAACGTGTTCTACGGCGTGGTGATCGGCAGCGGTTTATGGGCCATCGGGGTCCCCCTTGCCGTGCTGTGGGGTGCCCTGGCTGGCGTCCTGCGTTTTATTCCCTATGTTGGGGCGGCCGCCGGCATGGTCGGCCCGGTACTGCTGTCTACCGTGCTCGCGCCCGGGTGGCTCGATCCGATACTGGTGCTGGCCCTGTTCTTCAGCGTCGAGCTGCTATTGATTGCCGTCGTCGAGCCACTGCTATACGGTAAGTCGACCGGCGTGTCTCCGATCGGCTTGCTGGTTGCGGCCAGCTTCTGGACCTGGCTGTGGGGGCCGGTCGGCCTGTTGCTGTCGACGCCCTTGACCGTGTCGCTGGCCGTCGCCGGCAAATACATGCCGGGTTTGGGCGCGCTGGCGCTCTTGCTCGACGAAAAATCGAGCATGGCTCCTCACTTGCAGTTCTATCACCGCTTGCTGGCCCAGGACACTGCCGAAGCGCGGCAGATGCTGGCCAGTGCCCTTGAACACACGCCCATGACGGCGGTGTTCGATGCCTTGCTCTTGCCTTTGCTGGCAAAGTGTCGCAGCGATGCCGATAAGGGCGCGATCTCGCCGGCCGAGTGCAGCGCCATTCGGCGCCAGATCGACGACTTCCTGGACGAACTGGAATGGAAGGCCGAGGTATCGATGGCCGAGTATGTCCCGGGACGCGCATCGACTCCAGCGCAACAGCGCTTGATCGGCATTGCGTGGGAAGATGACGGCGATTTGCTGGCCCTGCGCATGGTCAATCTGCTGCTCGCGCCGTGGGACCAGGGGTTGATTGCTATTGGCCCGATGTTCCGCGGTAAGCAAGCCTTGAGCGTGACGGCCTTCTTCGCGCCGGCAGTGGTGCTGGTGACCCGTTCCGGTAGTAGCGAGGGCGAACAGTTCGGTCGCGTTGCCGCGGCGCTCCCGAACTGTACTATCGTGCTGCTCGACAGCGCCAGCAATCCGGGCACATATCCGGGCACTTCCGGCGGCGGCACGGGCTCTGGCCGCGAGCTAGTGCGGGTGCAAACGCTAGCCAAGGCACGCGACGCCATCCTGGGCGTGCTGCAATCGCATGCCGAGGTAGGCAAGCGGCTGCAACAGGCGATCGTAGCGGGCGCGCACGAACAGGCGCAATACTTATACGAACGCGCCGATGCCAAGCTGTCGATGGACCGGTTGGTGACAGAAGTGCTCGAACCCATGCTGCGCGCGCAATTGCAAGCGGCGGGCGGGGCGGGAGCCGCGCCAGGTAGTCCGGTGGTCGATTTCTTGTTAAACAAGCTCAGGCCTGTAGCAAACGCGGTTCGCACTTTCGACGCTGATGCCAAAAGAGCCATTATCGCCAGTCCGGACGGCGCCAGCGAAGACCTGTGGATGATGATGCTGGCCGTGTCGTTGCGCGCACGCGATTGGGATGTGCTTTATCTTGGCAATACCATCGCCCTGCCAGACCTCGCCGACGTGGTCGACAGTGCCAGCCCGGATGTCGTCATCCTCGACATCGATCACATGCAGCTGGCCCGGCGCGGCGAACTCGGCGAAATCTCGATGCCCGGTATCAGCCGATATATCAAAGCACGGATTGGCTTCGGCTCCGGTTCTATAGACGAGCCTGCCATGTCTGCCGCTTCAGCCCAGTTTTCGGTACTTCCTCCATCGGTGGCGGAATCGGTCGCCGTGCTGGAACAGGCGAACTGCGCCTCGACCCGATAA
- a CDS encoding NAD(P)-dependent alcohol dehydrogenase, translating into MSNIRAWAAQEQGAALEVIEYDPGPLGAEDVEIEVEYCGVCHSDLSMLDNEWGISSYPFVPGHEAIGRVVALGEVAQAKGLRVGQRVGVGWNARSCLYCPACIRGDVQLCERIEPTIVGHHGAFAERVRAHWIWSVPIPDALEPENAGPLLCGGITVFAPLMQLHVPPTARVGVFGIGGLGHMALMFASAWGCEVTAFTSSPEKMEEAKAFGASHTASSVSSDDYERLAGSFDFIFITANAKLDWDALIALLAPQGRLHFLGAVLEPVPVQVMQLMMGQKAVSASPTGSRAQIDSMLRFACHHQVAPKVEHFPMSRVNDAMDHLRAGKANYRIVLEADFKD; encoded by the coding sequence GTGAGCAACATACGTGCATGGGCAGCCCAGGAACAGGGCGCAGCATTAGAAGTGATTGAATACGATCCGGGTCCGCTTGGCGCCGAAGATGTAGAAATCGAGGTCGAGTATTGCGGAGTCTGCCATTCGGACTTGTCGATGCTCGACAACGAGTGGGGAATCTCGTCGTATCCGTTCGTTCCCGGCCACGAGGCCATTGGCCGCGTTGTCGCGCTGGGCGAGGTGGCTCAGGCCAAGGGGCTGCGCGTCGGCCAGCGGGTCGGAGTAGGCTGGAATGCGCGTAGTTGCCTGTATTGCCCGGCGTGCATCCGAGGCGACGTTCAGCTATGCGAGCGCATCGAGCCGACCATCGTGGGCCACCACGGCGCCTTTGCCGAGCGGGTCCGTGCGCACTGGATCTGGAGCGTGCCGATTCCCGATGCGCTCGAGCCGGAGAACGCTGGCCCGCTGCTGTGCGGCGGCATTACCGTGTTCGCGCCGCTGATGCAGTTGCACGTGCCGCCAACGGCCCGCGTGGGCGTTTTCGGCATTGGCGGTCTGGGCCATATGGCGCTGATGTTTGCCAGCGCCTGGGGTTGCGAAGTGACGGCATTTACCTCGTCGCCTGAAAAGATGGAAGAAGCCAAGGCCTTCGGCGCCAGTCATACCGCCTCGAGCGTCTCGTCCGACGACTACGAGCGTCTGGCGGGCAGTTTCGACTTCATCTTTATCACCGCCAACGCCAAGCTCGATTGGGATGCGCTGATCGCGCTGCTGGCGCCGCAAGGCCGCCTGCATTTCCTTGGCGCCGTTCTCGAGCCAGTGCCGGTCCAGGTAATGCAGTTGATGATGGGACAAAAAGCCGTGTCCGCCTCGCCCACCGGCAGCCGGGCGCAGATTGACAGCATGTTGCGTTTTGCTTGTCACCACCAGGTCGCACCCAAGGTCGAGCATTTCCCGATGAGCCGGGTAAACGATGCCATGGACCATCTTCGCGCAGGCAAGGCAAACTACCGGATCGTGCTGGAAGCCGATTTCAAGGATTAA
- a CDS encoding type 1 glutamine amidotransferase domain-containing protein produces MKILMVMTSHDKLGDTGKKTGFWLEEFAAPYYLMKDAGAKITVVSPNGGQPPLDPTSDEPDAQTDATRRFKGDPDAQAVLANTGKLAEVSAGDFDAVFYPGGHGPLWDLAESQASIKLIETMIGAGKPVAAVCHAPGVLRHVKQPDGKPLVDGKQVAGFTNSEEKAAGLTDVVPFLVEDMLKKNGGIYSKADDWQPHVRTDGLLITGQNPASSAPAAEALLAMLNK; encoded by the coding sequence ATGAAGATCCTGATGGTAATGACCTCGCATGACAAATTGGGCGACACCGGTAAGAAAACCGGATTCTGGCTCGAAGAATTCGCCGCTCCCTACTACCTCATGAAAGACGCCGGCGCCAAGATCACGGTCGTGTCGCCAAACGGTGGCCAGCCGCCGCTCGATCCGACCAGCGATGAGCCAGATGCCCAAACCGACGCCACCAGGCGTTTCAAGGGCGACCCCGATGCCCAGGCCGTGCTCGCCAACACCGGCAAGCTGGCCGAGGTGTCGGCGGGCGACTTCGACGCCGTGTTCTATCCAGGCGGTCACGGCCCGCTATGGGACCTGGCCGAAAGCCAGGCATCGATCAAGTTAATTGAAACCATGATCGGCGCTGGCAAGCCGGTCGCCGCGGTCTGCCATGCACCGGGCGTGCTGCGTCACGTCAAGCAACCGGATGGCAAGCCGCTGGTCGATGGCAAGCAGGTCGCCGGCTTTACCAATTCCGAAGAAAAAGCGGCCGGGCTCACCGACGTGGTTCCCTTCCTGGTGGAAGACATGCTCAAGAAAAACGGCGGGATCTACTCCAAGGCCGACGACTGGCAACCACATGTGCGTACCGATGGCCTGCTCATTACCGGACAAAATCCGGCATCGTCGGCGCCGGCTGCAGAAGCGCTGCTGGCGATGCTTAACAAGTAA
- a CDS encoding DoxX family membrane protein: MKLWTLLFLRISLGWLLVIWGADKIVNVEHGLAVADKFYFGLFGNATLMQVGGVVQVLVGLAVVFGVARRWAYPAQALFNGVSLLAVMQSVIDPWSWVFKGSNALFYPSLIIFAGSLLLIAFRDQEKWALGR; the protein is encoded by the coding sequence ATGAAACTCTGGACCTTGCTGTTCTTGCGCATCTCGCTGGGCTGGCTGCTCGTCATTTGGGGCGCCGACAAAATCGTCAACGTCGAACACGGCCTGGCGGTAGCAGACAAGTTTTATTTCGGCCTGTTCGGCAACGCCACCCTGATGCAGGTGGGCGGCGTCGTGCAAGTGCTGGTCGGCCTGGCCGTGGTGTTCGGCGTTGCGCGGCGTTGGGCCTATCCGGCACAAGCCCTGTTCAACGGCGTGTCGCTGCTCGCGGTGATGCAGTCGGTAATCGATCCCTGGAGCTGGGTGTTCAAGGGCAGCAACGCACTGTTCTATCCGTCGCTGATCATTTTCGCCGGCAGCCTGCTGCTGATCGCATTCCGCGACCAGGAAAAATGGGCCTTGGGCCGGTAA
- a CDS encoding isoprenylcysteine carboxylmethyltransferase family protein — MRERGASWVVVQAALLILLVLAPGGSAPAAYDGGVRLAGWIAGIIGMLLFLSSVLNLGRSFTPFPRPVDDGELVTHGVYRLVRHPMYLAAILVCLGFSLATASGARLLVTLVLFIFFDLKSRREERWLVERYPAYRQYQQQSKRLIPWVY; from the coding sequence ATGCGTGAACGTGGAGCGTCATGGGTAGTGGTACAGGCTGCGCTGCTGATATTGCTCGTGCTGGCGCCGGGCGGCAGCGCACCGGCTGCATATGACGGCGGCGTGCGCCTGGCGGGCTGGATCGCCGGGATCATCGGCATGCTGTTGTTTCTCTCGAGCGTACTCAATCTGGGACGCTCGTTCACGCCTTTTCCGCGGCCCGTCGACGATGGCGAGCTTGTCACACACGGCGTTTACCGCCTGGTGCGTCACCCCATGTATCTGGCGGCAATACTGGTCTGCTTGGGGTTTTCGCTGGCAACCGCCAGCGGCGCGCGCCTGCTGGTGACGCTGGTGCTGTTTATTTTCTTCGACTTGAAATCCAGGCGCGAAGAGCGCTGGCTGGTAGAACGCTATCCGGCCTACCGCCAATATCAGCAGCAGTCCAAGCGACTGATACCCTGGGTCTACTAA
- a CDS encoding nitroreductase family protein: protein MNVTEAIRQRRAIKHFDAGHVMSEEEQRTLLELAMQSPTAFNLQHWRFVVVADPAVRKQIRAAAWDQAQVTDASLLLVLCADLSVWKQPAPLWENAPEPVQAMMVPMIDTYYSGKPQVQRDEAMRSCGIAAQTIMLAAKSLGYDTCPMDGFDFDAVGEIIALPEHHVITMMIVVGKKTQDVWPKPGQLGYDQVVVRDRFQAA from the coding sequence ATGAATGTAACTGAAGCAATCCGCCAGCGCCGCGCCATCAAGCACTTTGATGCCGGCCACGTCATGAGCGAAGAAGAGCAGCGCACGCTGCTGGAGTTGGCAATGCAATCGCCAACGGCGTTCAACCTGCAGCATTGGCGCTTTGTCGTCGTTGCCGATCCTGCCGTGCGCAAGCAGATCCGCGCTGCCGCGTGGGATCAGGCACAGGTGACGGACGCGTCGCTGCTGCTGGTGTTGTGCGCCGACCTGAGCGTATGGAAGCAGCCGGCGCCGCTGTGGGAAAATGCCCCGGAGCCAGTACAAGCCATGATGGTGCCGATGATCGACACTTACTACAGTGGCAAACCGCAGGTGCAGCGCGATGAAGCGATGCGCAGTTGCGGTATCGCTGCCCAGACCATCATGCTGGCCGCTAAGTCGCTAGGCTACGATACCTGTCCGATGGATGGCTTCGATTTTGACGCGGTCGGCGAGATCATCGCGCTCCCCGAACACCATGTCATTACGATGATGATCGTGGTCGGAAAGAAAACCCAGGATGTCTGGCCCAAGCCGGGGCAGCTGGGCTACGATCAGGTCGTCGTTCGCGACCGCTTCCAGGCGGCTTGA
- a CDS encoding OmpP1/FadL family transporter: MQEFKQHSKRFVILLASIGATAPVHATNGMSLEGYGPISTGMGGISQAIEHGTAAMMANPATLALIPAESLLEIALGELGPRIEVSGGGMTARSLGRSYVMPAVGYVRRAHAWTYGVGVFAQGGMGAEYRADSLLAAGSGLPVRSELAVGRVIFPVAYQVTPALSLGATVDFISGSLDLQMAAPGAQFGQLVTSASGNLGAALPALATAPWARLAFSNSNRFTGSARATGWASKIGAVYKVDNLLTLGLSHHFKTALGDMRTRPSGASIAAAGGFVDNGRISVMDFQWPAMTAIGVAWQISPTWLAGVDFKRIQWSGTLRDFKMQYDSADSGGSVSFALPQQWRDQNILNLGTSWAATETLTLRGGVNLSRNPVPDELVNPLFPATIGNHVTAGLGWQLAARSKINLSVTLAPTSTVVNAQGFEIKHRQRNLQLMYSHTL; encoded by the coding sequence ATGCAAGAATTTAAGCAGCACAGTAAGCGTTTCGTCATACTACTCGCGAGCATCGGGGCTACCGCGCCTGTTCATGCTACCAACGGAATGAGCCTGGAAGGCTACGGTCCGATCTCAACCGGAATGGGAGGCATATCGCAAGCCATCGAGCATGGAACCGCCGCGATGATGGCAAACCCGGCCACCCTGGCGCTCATTCCTGCCGAATCGCTTCTGGAGATCGCACTGGGTGAGCTCGGACCACGTATTGAAGTCAGCGGTGGGGGAATGACCGCCCGTTCGCTCGGCCGTTCTTATGTCATGCCCGCGGTGGGATATGTCAGGCGCGCGCATGCCTGGACCTATGGCGTGGGAGTGTTTGCACAGGGTGGCATGGGTGCCGAATACCGGGCTGACAGCCTGCTTGCTGCTGGCTCAGGCCTGCCTGTCCGGTCAGAACTAGCCGTGGGCCGGGTGATCTTTCCAGTTGCCTATCAGGTAACGCCGGCGTTATCGCTGGGTGCGACCGTCGATTTTATCTCGGGCTCCCTCGACCTTCAGATGGCCGCCCCGGGGGCGCAATTCGGGCAATTGGTGACGTCGGCGAGCGGTAATCTTGGTGCAGCGCTGCCAGCACTTGCAACGGCGCCGTGGGCGCGCCTGGCATTCAGCAATTCGAACAGATTCACCGGTAGTGCCCGAGCAACAGGGTGGGCTTCCAAGATTGGCGCTGTATACAAAGTCGACAATCTGCTCACCCTTGGATTGTCTCACCATTTCAAGACGGCTCTGGGCGACATGCGCACGCGTCCTTCAGGCGCGAGCATCGCTGCAGCCGGAGGCTTCGTCGACAACGGCCGCATCAGCGTCATGGATTTCCAATGGCCCGCCATGACCGCTATCGGTGTGGCATGGCAGATCAGTCCGACCTGGTTGGCAGGCGTTGACTTCAAGCGCATCCAATGGTCGGGAACCCTGCGCGACTTCAAGATGCAGTACGACAGTGCCGATAGCGGAGGCAGCGTCAGCTTCGCCTTGCCGCAACAGTGGAGGGATCAAAACATCCTCAACCTGGGCACGTCTTGGGCAGCAACAGAAACGCTCACCTTGCGTGGGGGCGTTAACCTGTCGCGCAATCCAGTTCCCGACGAATTGGTCAATCCCCTGTTTCCAGCAACCATCGGCAACCATGTGACAGCAGGGCTTGGCTGGCAGCTTGCAGCGCGCAGCAAGATTAATCTTTCCGTTACCCTTGCCCCCACCTCGACAGTGGTCAATGCCCAGGGCTTTGAGATCAAGCATCGCCAGCGCAACCTTCAGCTCATGTACTCGCACACGCTCTAG